From the Nodularia sphaerocarpa UHCC 0038 genome, the window AATGGTGCCACTTTATATGCTGGATACCAACATTGAACCCAATAACCCTTACGACCACGACATTACAGATCAGCTGTATGGTGGCGACATCGATATGCGGATTCACCAGGAAATTATGCTGGGGATCGGTGGTGTGCAGATGTTGAAAGCACTGGGTTATGATGTGACTGCCTACCACATGAATGAAGGTCATGCTGCGTTCTCAGCCTTAGAACGTATCCGCATCCTGATTCAAGAAGCAGGATTGAGCTATGACCAAGCCAGACAGGTGGTAGCTTCTAGCAATATCTTTACCACTCACACACCAGTACCTGCGGGAATTGACTTGTTCTCTCCTGATAAAATTTTGCATTACCTGGGGTACTATGCCGAAATCTTTGGTTTGCCGAAGGAGCAATTTTTAGGACTGGGGCGAGAAAATACAGGTGATTTATCTGCACCTTTCAGTATGGCGGTGTTGGCTTTGAAGATGGCGACATTTTCAAACGGCGTGGCTCAGTTACACGGTGTGGTATCACGGGAAATGTTTCAGGGATTGTGGAAAAAGGTCCCAGTGGAAGAAGTACCTATTGCCGCAATTACGAACGGTGTTCATGCTCGCAGTTGTGTGGCTAAATCAACTCAAGAGTTGTACGATCGCTATCTCGGTCCAAATTGGTCATCAGCAGCCCCAGAGAGCATATTGTGGGATCGAATTGATACGATCCCCGATGAGGAATTGTGGCGCAATCACGAACGCTGTCGCTTAGACATGGTTGTATATGTCAGAGAACATTTGGTGAAGCATTTGCGCGATCGCGGTGCTTCTGCATCGGAAATTGACCAAGCCCAAGAAGTTCTTGATCCCAAAGTTTTAACCATTGGCTTTGCTCGACGTTTTGCTACCTACAAACGCGCCACCCTCTGGATGCGTGATTTGAACAGGATTAAGCAAATTTTGCTGAATAACAAAGATCGCAAAGTACAATTTGTGATCGCTGGTAAGGCTCACCCCAAAGATATCCCAGGGAAAGAACTGATCCGCGACATTAATCACTTTATCCATGAACAAAACTTGGAAAAACAAGTGGTGTTTGTGCCTAATTACGATATTCACATTGCTCGGTTGATGGTAGCTGGTTGTGATGTTTGGTTAAACACACCACGTCGTCCACGAGAAGCTTCCGGTACTAGCGGGATGAAAGCCGCTATGAATGGATTGCTGAATTTAAGTGTTCTCGATGGTTGGTGGGATGAAGCTGATTATGTCCGCACTGGTTGGTCAATTGGACATGGTGAGGATTATGATGATCCTAATTACCAGGATGAGGTAGAAGCCAATGCTCTCTATGAATTGTTAGAGAAGGAAGTTGTGCCTCTATTCTACGAGCATCAGGATGCTGATGGCTTACCCAGGGGTTGGATTGCGAAAATGAAGGATGCTATTCGCTTGAATTGTCCTTTCTTTAATACGGCGCGGATGGTGGGAGAATATGCTCAACGGGCTTATTTTCCGGCAAGCGATCGCTTTACAATTCTAACTGCGGATAATTACGCCCCAGCGAAGGAATTAGCTAGTTGGAAATCTAAACTCGCCGAACAGTGGTTTAACATCAAAATCAAAGATATTGATGTATC encodes:
- the glgP gene encoding alpha-glucan family phosphorylase; the protein is MQPIRTFNVSPCLPSRLEPLRQLAYNLHWDWNVESKDLFRRLDTDLWESSRHNPVLMLGTISQARLLEVVEDEGFLAQMDRAARQLEDYLKERTWYQKQRSQKPKECYAYFSAEFGLVDCLPVYSGGLGVLAGDHLKSASDLGLPLVGVGLLYQQGYFAQYLNADGWQQERYPMNDFYNMPLHLERHPDGSELRIAVDYPGRKVYARVWRVQVGMVPLYMLDTNIEPNNPYDHDITDQLYGGDIDMRIHQEIMLGIGGVQMLKALGYDVTAYHMNEGHAAFSALERIRILIQEAGLSYDQARQVVASSNIFTTHTPVPAGIDLFSPDKILHYLGYYAEIFGLPKEQFLGLGRENTGDLSAPFSMAVLALKMATFSNGVAQLHGVVSREMFQGLWKKVPVEEVPIAAITNGVHARSCVAKSTQELYDRYLGPNWSSAAPESILWDRIDTIPDEELWRNHERCRLDMVVYVREHLVKHLRDRGASASEIDQAQEVLDPKVLTIGFARRFATYKRATLWMRDLNRIKQILLNNKDRKVQFVIAGKAHPKDIPGKELIRDINHFIHEQNLEKQVVFVPNYDIHIARLMVAGCDVWLNTPRRPREASGTSGMKAAMNGLLNLSVLDGWWDEADYVRTGWSIGHGEDYDDPNYQDEVEANALYELLEKEVVPLFYEHQDADGLPRGWIAKMKDAIRLNCPFFNTARMVGEYAQRAYFPASDRFTILTADNYAPAKELASWKSKLAEQWFNIKIKDIDVSADTDIEVNQTVAVKAKVDLASLTNDDVRVELYQGTIDANGDIANAVPVVMDYQGQDSQKLSVYTANITYTASGLQGLSLRVLPYHLHLSSPYEPRLIAWAE